The region AGCTTTTTTGTTGTTTTTTGCCAATAGGATCGCAAGTGAATATGTAATATTGATATTGAATTTGATAGCCATAAACATCATTTTTTCGACTTCTCTAACTCTGATTAATGGGATAACCGGCATTTTCTCCTTAGGACATGCTGGTTTTATAGCTATAGGTGCTTATGTCTCAACTCTTCTGACTCTTCCGGTCGAACAGAAGGAAATGACGTTTCTTATAAAGCCTCTTATTTATCCTTTGAACCAGATTCAGATTTCTTTTCTTCCTGCCACAATAATTGCTGGACTTGTGGCTGCCGGCTTTGGCTATGTTGTTGCTGCGCCTTCTTTAAGGTTAATAGGTGATTATCTGGCTATAGCAACTTTGGGACTCGGCGAAACAATAAGGATAGTAGCCAACAATGCCTGGTCGATTACAAATGGCGCTCTTGGATTGAAAGCTATACCTCCATATACGAACATATACTGGTCCTGGGGATGGGCGTTTATAACGGTGCTGATCATTGCGAGTTTGGTGAAGAGCAGTTATGGAAGAGCTTTAAAAGCTATAAGAGAAGATCCCATAGCCGCAAAGGCAATGGGAATAAACGTTTTTTCTCACCAGGTTATGAGTTTTGTCCTTGGATCATTTTTTGCCGGTGTTGGTGGATCACTCTGGGCTCATTTAATAACAACAATTGATCCCAAGTCGTTTACTTTTACAAAAACCTTTGAAATATTGATCATGGCAGTGCTAGGTGGCCTTGGAAGTATCAGTGGAGCAATCATTGGAGCAGCTGTTTACACTGTTGGTCTGGAATTTCTAAGATTTCTTGAGAGCCCGTTTAAAATTGGACCAATACTTTTTCCGGGAATACCTGGTATGAGGATGGTGGTTCTCTCTGCACTGCTAATTATTCTCATGTTATTCTGGCAGAGAGGAATTATGGGGAGAGAGGAACTGTCATGGGAAAAATTCTACGGAATTTTTAGGTGTTTTCGAAGAGGTGGAAAATCGTGAGTTCAGTATTAAAGATGGAGAATGTTACGAAGCGATTTGGAGGCCTTGTGGCTGTCGATCATTTTAATGGTTACATAAATCCTGGAGAGCTGATAGGATTGATTGGCCCAAACGGTGCCGGAAAGACGACCTTGTTTAATTTGATAACAGGTGTATATGCGCCAGATAAAGGTAAGATTCTTTTTTTTGGAAAAGATATTTCTGGACACAAGCCACACCAGATAGCTGCGTATGGTATAGCAAGGACTTTTCAAAACATAAGGTTATTTTCTGATATGACTGTTCTGGAAAATGTTATGGTATCACAGCATCTAAGGCTAAAAAACTGGATGTGGTTCTTCAAAAGTATTATTAAGACACCCGATGCAATTAAAATGGAAAGACAAATGAAGGAAGAAGGTATAAATCTTCTAAAAAAAGTTGGTCTACAAAACCTTTCATCCTCGAAAGCAGGTTCGTTACCATACGGATTACAAAGAAAACTGGAAATAGCAAGAGCCCTTGCAACGAAACCGAAGCTTCTGTTGCTTGACGAACCAGCGGCTGGAATGAATCCACAAGAAACTTATGAATTAATGAATTTCATAAAAAGAATAAAAGAAGAATTCTCGCTGACAATAATGATAATAGAACATGATATGAAAGTCATTATGGGTATTTGTGAAAGAATATATGTTATGGATTATGGCAAACTCATCGCCGAGGGTTGTCCAGAAGAAATTCAGTCCAATCCACAAGTGATCAAAGCATATCTCGGTGAGGAGGTGCTTCTGTGATGCAAAGTGTTTTGAGTATTGAAAACTTAAATGTCCATTATGGAAGCATTCATGCTATAAAAGGTATTTCTCTTGAAGTAAAAAAAGGACAGATAGCCACTTTGATAGGTGCAAATGGTGCCGGAAAGACAACAACTTTAAATGCAATCACTAATTTAGTGAAAAAAAGTGGTGGAAAGATTCTTTTTGAGGGTGAAGATATCACAAATTTATCTACTCATGAAATTGTGAGCAGGGGGATAGTTTTGGTACCGGAAGGTAGAAAAATTTTTCCCAACCTGACTGTATACGAGAATTTAATGATGGGTGCTTACTCTCGAAGAGATCAGGAGAAAATAAAGAAAGATCTGAACTGGACTTTGACATTATTTCCGAGATTAAGAGAAAGATTGAAGCAGCTTGGCGGGACCCTCTCAGGAGGAGAACAGCAAATGCTTGCAGTTGCGAGGGGGCTTATGAGCAAGCCAAAGCTTTTGATGCTTGACGAACCTTCCTTGGGGCTTGCTCCATTGCTTGTGAAAGAAGTTTTTCAGATAATCGAAGAAATTAGAAAAGAAGGGGTAACAATTTTGCTTGTGGAACAGAACGCATTTGCTGCTTTGAAGGTAGCTGACTATGCATATGTACTCGAAACCGGGAAAGTAGTAATTCAGGACTCTGGCAAGGATCTTCTGAACAATGATGATGTGAGGAAGGCTTACCTTGGAATCGCCACAAAATGAAGTGAAAGCAGTTTTAATTTTCATTTGTTAAGTCAGCCTCTCATTTGCTAAAATTTAGTCGAACTCAAATAAAGTATCTTAGGAGGTTTTGCTATGGGAAAACTGAAGATAGTGCTGGATAGCACCTCAGATACACCAAGAGAATGGTTTGAAAAGTTCGACTTATCAATGGCTCCACTACATATCACCTGGCCTGACGGTTCTCAGGAAGATGATTCTCGTGATATTGAGGAAATAAGGAATTTTTACAAAAGAGTGTCTCAGGCAAAAGATTTACCCAAAAGTTCCCAACCATCAGTTGGTGAATTTTTAAAACTTTATGAGCAACTTGAAAAAGACGGTTACGATGAAATCTTGGTGATATGTATATCCAACAAGCTTTCAGGCACATATGACTCGGCACTCAGCGCGTCACAACAAGCGAAAATTCCGGTTCATGTTGTCAACAGTAAAACTGCTTCTGGTGCGGTTCCATTACTTGCAAGACGTGCAAGAGAGCTGGAACAAAAGGGTATGAACGGAACTGAAATAACCCGAATTTTGAACGAGGATATTGAAAAAGGAAGATACAAGGCTATATTTTATGTTTCGAATTTCGATTTTCTTGTTAAGGGTGGACGTGTCTCCAGAATGCAGGGATTTTTCGGATCACTTTTG is a window of Pseudothermotoga elfii DSM 9442 = NBRC 107921 DNA encoding:
- a CDS encoding branched-chain amino acid ABC transporter permease, with product MRKGLSFRVKFISTFVLICLIAFLLFFANRIASEYVILILNLIAINIIFSTSLTLINGITGIFSLGHAGFIAIGAYVSTLLTLPVEQKEMTFLIKPLIYPLNQIQISFLPATIIAGLVAAGFGYVVAAPSLRLIGDYLAIATLGLGETIRIVANNAWSITNGALGLKAIPPYTNIYWSWGWAFITVLIIASLVKSSYGRALKAIREDPIAAKAMGINVFSHQVMSFVLGSFFAGVGGSLWAHLITTIDPKSFTFTKTFEILIMAVLGGLGSISGAIIGAAVYTVGLEFLRFLESPFKIGPILFPGIPGMRMVVLSALLIILMLFWQRGIMGREELSWEKFYGIFRCFRRGGKS
- a CDS encoding ABC transporter ATP-binding protein, producing the protein MENVTKRFGGLVAVDHFNGYINPGELIGLIGPNGAGKTTLFNLITGVYAPDKGKILFFGKDISGHKPHQIAAYGIARTFQNIRLFSDMTVLENVMVSQHLRLKNWMWFFKSIIKTPDAIKMERQMKEEGINLLKKVGLQNLSSSKAGSLPYGLQRKLEIARALATKPKLLLLDEPAAGMNPQETYELMNFIKRIKEEFSLTIMIIEHDMKVIMGICERIYVMDYGKLIAEGCPEEIQSNPQVIKAYLGEEVLL
- a CDS encoding ABC transporter ATP-binding protein; protein product: MMQSVLSIENLNVHYGSIHAIKGISLEVKKGQIATLIGANGAGKTTTLNAITNLVKKSGGKILFEGEDITNLSTHEIVSRGIVLVPEGRKIFPNLTVYENLMMGAYSRRDQEKIKKDLNWTLTLFPRLRERLKQLGGTLSGGEQQMLAVARGLMSKPKLLMLDEPSLGLAPLLVKEVFQIIEEIRKEGVTILLVEQNAFAALKVADYAYVLETGKVVIQDSGKDLLNNDDVRKAYLGIATK
- a CDS encoding DegV family protein, producing the protein MGKLKIVLDSTSDTPREWFEKFDLSMAPLHITWPDGSQEDDSRDIEEIRNFYKRVSQAKDLPKSSQPSVGEFLKLYEQLEKDGYDEILVICISNKLSGTYDSALSASQQAKIPVHVVNSKTASGAVPLLARRARELEQKGMNGTEITRILNEDIEKGRYKAIFYVSNFDFLVKGGRVSRMQGFFGSLLSIHVGLWIDPEGRLTPFEKARGTKRAQEMLIKKALDMVSKGSKIRLIMVDADAREDAKHLLELLRGYYQVVDATFSEMGKVITTHVGPGTAGFGLEVVE